One genomic segment of Acinetobacter sp. C26M includes these proteins:
- the fabG gene encoding 3-oxoacyl-ACP reductase FabG, with the protein MTQQRKVALVTGASRGIGAAIAQQLIQDGFFVVGTATSEAGAQKLTESFAEHGTGAVLDVRDGEAIDALISDIEQKHGSVLVLVNNAGITKDNLLLRMSEDDWDDILNIHLKAVYRLSKRVLKGMTKARFGRIINISSVVAHFANPGQANYSAAKAGIEAFSRSLAKEMGSRQITVNSVAPGFIATEMTDQLSEEIRKKMIDQVALNRLGEPQDIADAVSFLASDKASYITGTVLHVNGGLYMA; encoded by the coding sequence ATGACACAACAACGAAAAGTTGCGTTAGTGACAGGAGCAAGCCGAGGTATTGGCGCAGCAATTGCACAGCAACTCATTCAAGACGGTTTTTTTGTGGTTGGTACCGCGACTTCTGAAGCAGGCGCGCAAAAACTCACAGAAAGCTTTGCTGAGCATGGAACGGGTGCAGTACTCGATGTTCGTGATGGTGAAGCGATTGATGCATTGATTTCAGATATTGAACAAAAGCATGGTTCAGTACTGGTGTTGGTGAATAATGCAGGTATTACCAAAGACAACTTGCTGCTTCGTATGTCTGAAGATGATTGGGATGACATTCTCAATATTCATCTGAAAGCCGTTTACCGTTTATCTAAGCGTGTACTGAAAGGCATGACCAAAGCTCGTTTTGGCCGCATTATTAATATCAGTTCAGTGGTTGCGCATTTTGCCAATCCTGGACAGGCGAACTATTCAGCAGCAAAAGCAGGGATTGAGGCATTCAGTCGTAGCTTAGCCAAAGAGATGGGTAGCCGTCAGATTACAGTGAACAGTGTTGCACCTGGTTTCATTGCCACTGAAATGACTGATCAGTTAAGCGAAGAGATTCGTAAAAAAATGATTGATCAAGTAGCTTTAAATCGTCTAGGTGAACCTCAAGATATTGCAGATGCAGTGAGTTTCCTTGCCAGCGATAAGGCTAGTTACATTACTGGTACAGTTTTACACGTAAATGGTGGTCTATACATGGCTTAA
- the acpP gene encoding acyl carrier protein, with protein sequence MSDIEQRIKQAVAEQLGMRAEEIKNEASFMDDLGADSLDLVELVMSFENDFDITIPDEDSNEITTVQSAIDYVTKKLG encoded by the coding sequence GTGAGCGATATCGAACAACGCATCAAACAAGCAGTAGCTGAACAATTAGGTATGCGTGCTGAAGAGATTAAAAACGAAGCATCTTTCATGGATGACTTAGGTGCTGACTCTTTAGATTTGGTTGAACTTGTAATGTCTTTCGAAAATGATTTTGACATCACGATTCCAGATGAAGATTCAAATGAAATCACAACTGTTCAATCTGCAATCGATTACGTAACTAAGAAACTTGGTTAA
- the lysM gene encoding peptidoglycan-binding protein LysM codes for MGLFDFVKGIGKKNTAPAEPQAAPATPAEPSAQEIANKLLGLIKSLGLPIDGLSVTYNGNTDTATIKGQVKTQADKEKIVLAVGNIDHVAQVDDQLTVETPEPESKFYTVKSGDNLSKISKEYYGDPNQYNKIFEANRPLLKNADDIFPGQVLRIPQ; via the coding sequence ATGGGTCTTTTTGATTTTGTTAAAGGTATTGGTAAGAAAAATACAGCACCAGCAGAACCACAAGCTGCACCAGCAACACCAGCTGAACCTTCAGCTCAAGAGATTGCGAATAAATTATTAGGTTTGATTAAAAGTTTAGGTCTTCCGATTGATGGCTTATCGGTGACATATAATGGCAATACCGATACGGCAACGATTAAAGGGCAGGTTAAAACCCAAGCAGATAAAGAAAAGATTGTACTTGCTGTTGGAAATATTGATCATGTTGCCCAAGTTGATGATCAACTTACAGTGGAAACACCTGAGCCAGAAAGTAAGTTCTATACTGTGAAATCAGGAGACAATTTGTCTAAGATTTCAAAAGAATATTATGGTGATCCAAACCAATACAATAAAATTTTTGAAGCAAATCGTCCATTACTTAAAAATGCAGATGACATTTTCCCAGGTCAGGTACTCCGTATTCCACAGTAA
- a CDS encoding hydroxymethylpyrimidine/phosphomethylpyrimidine kinase — MRPTVLCFSGLDPSGGAGLQADIEAIGQSGAHAAIACTALTIQNSQQVFGFEATSKELLLAQANAVVGDLPIKCVKSGMLGTTDNIAALAEFLREHPDYLYVLDPVLVANSGGSLGDQATLVKAFVELIPLATVITPNTVELRALTGLEDIELATEKLFEMGAKAVLVKGGHEDTPDHIRNVLYADGKMLAESRCPRLEGQYHGSGCSLASFIAGRLALGDSLKIAVQHAETWLFGVLKQAETPVPNGQKIPKRF; from the coding sequence GTGCGTCCAACCGTACTTTGTTTTTCAGGCTTAGATCCTTCTGGTGGGGCTGGTCTACAGGCAGATATTGAAGCAATTGGACAAAGTGGTGCGCATGCAGCCATTGCCTGTACCGCTTTAACCATTCAAAACTCACAACAAGTGTTTGGTTTTGAAGCGACGTCAAAGGAATTATTGCTGGCACAAGCCAATGCCGTGGTCGGTGATTTACCGATTAAATGCGTGAAATCAGGTATGTTAGGTACGACTGACAATATTGCGGCACTAGCTGAATTCTTGCGTGAACATCCAGATTATTTATATGTCCTAGATCCCGTTTTAGTGGCGAATAGTGGCGGTTCATTGGGTGACCAAGCGACATTAGTTAAAGCCTTTGTTGAGCTGATTCCATTGGCAACAGTGATTACGCCAAATACTGTTGAGTTAAGAGCCTTAACAGGTTTAGAGGATATCGAGCTGGCTACTGAAAAACTTTTCGAAATGGGTGCAAAAGCAGTATTGGTCAAAGGTGGGCATGAAGATACGCCTGATCATATCCGTAATGTGCTCTATGCCGATGGCAAAATGCTGGCGGAAAGTCGCTGCCCTCGTTTAGAAGGTCAATATCATGGTTCAGGCTGCTCATTGGCAAGCTTTATTGCAGGACGTTTAGCGTTGGGCGATTCTTTAAAAATTGCGGTTCAACATGCAGAAACATGGTTATTTGGTGTGTTAAAACAGGCAGAAACGCCTGTACCGAATGGGCAAAAGATTCCAAAACGCTTTTAA
- a CDS encoding HAD-IA family hydrolase, with protein MTIKNILIDLDGTLTDPKAGIHGSIRFALEKLGQPIADEVDLDWTIGPPLKASLAKLLNTQDDDLAEQALLAYRERFSVTGLFENEVYPSVAQTLQQLQSQGYALFLATAKPTVYAKQILVHFDLAQYFTEMYGSELTGERTNKADLIAYILEQQQLDAQQCIMVGDRQYDIIGARANGIETIAVNYGYGRADELAQAQPVTQISQFSQLVETVDEMNAERKVS; from the coding sequence ATGACGATCAAAAATATTCTAATCGATTTAGATGGGACTTTAACCGACCCGAAAGCAGGGATTCATGGTTCAATTCGTTTTGCGCTAGAAAAATTAGGTCAGCCCATTGCGGATGAGGTCGATTTAGACTGGACTATTGGGCCGCCACTTAAAGCATCTCTTGCAAAATTACTCAATACTCAAGATGATGATTTAGCTGAACAGGCATTACTCGCTTATCGTGAGCGTTTCTCGGTAACAGGCTTATTTGAAAATGAAGTTTATCCATCAGTCGCCCAGACTTTGCAACAATTGCAATCACAAGGATATGCGTTGTTTTTGGCGACAGCAAAGCCTACAGTTTATGCGAAGCAAATTTTGGTTCATTTTGATCTAGCTCAGTATTTTACCGAAATGTACGGCAGTGAGTTGACTGGTGAGAGAACTAACAAAGCGGATTTAATCGCTTATATTCTGGAACAACAGCAGTTAGACGCACAGCAGTGCATTATGGTCGGCGATCGCCAATATGACATTATCGGTGCGCGAGCTAATGGTATAGAAACCATTGCCGTCAATTATGGTTATGGTCGGGCAGATGAATTGGCTCAGGCACAGCCTGTAACGCAGATTTCTCAATTTAGCCAGTTAGTTGAAACGGTGGATGAAATGAATGCAGAACGGAAAGTCTCTTAA
- the ribB gene encoding 3,4-dihydroxy-2-butanone-4-phosphate synthase, with product MSSLIQPELFFSALSPAEQRIQQALEDIRQGKPVLVMDDFDRENEADLIIAAETLTVETMAQMIRDGSGIVCLCLTEALADHLELPPMVVDNSSQFKTAFTVTIEAAQGVTTGVSAKDRVTTVLAATKDGAIASDLSRPGHVFPLRAREGGVLSRRGHTEGTVDLARLAGLKPSGVLCELTNPDGSMASGIQVLAYAQTHGLTVISIEELVQYRLKHNV from the coding sequence ATGTCAAGTTTAATCCAACCCGAACTTTTCTTTTCAGCCCTTTCCCCTGCTGAACAACGTATTCAACAAGCTTTAGAAGATATCCGCCAAGGCAAACCTGTGTTGGTGATGGATGATTTTGATCGTGAAAACGAAGCTGATCTGATTATTGCTGCTGAAACTTTAACTGTCGAAACCATGGCACAAATGATTCGTGATGGTTCAGGTATTGTATGTTTATGCCTAACTGAAGCATTAGCTGATCATTTAGAACTTCCGCCAATGGTGGTCGACAATTCTAGCCAGTTTAAAACTGCATTTACCGTGACCATTGAAGCGGCACAAGGTGTGACCACAGGCGTTTCTGCTAAAGACCGCGTCACCACTGTTTTAGCTGCAACCAAAGATGGTGCCATTGCAAGTGACCTTAGCCGTCCGGGTCATGTATTTCCTTTACGTGCGCGTGAAGGCGGTGTCCTAAGCCGTCGCGGTCATACCGAAGGTACCGTTGATTTAGCACGTCTGGCAGGTTTAAAACCATCAGGGGTATTGTGTGAGTTAACGAACCCAGATGGTTCTATGGCTTCAGGTATTCAAGTTTTAGCTTATGCACAAACACATGGCTTGACCGTGATTAGTATCGAAGAACTGGTGCAATATCGCTTAAAGCATAATGTCTAA